A genome region from Gopherus flavomarginatus isolate rGopFla2 chromosome 9, rGopFla2.mat.asm, whole genome shotgun sequence includes the following:
- the RMI2 gene encoding recQ-mediated genome instability protein 2 — MAGEPRSPPVKVLAAQLRQCRRAAGGPWLLAREEAGRGPLAVPVVWMQGTVLAVEAGGARGGSARLQDESGPFTVLGVERVPKGRPCLSAGKYVMVMGLVHSCSPEPILQAVKMTDLSDNPIHRSMWSFEVEDLHRNIS; from the exons ATGGCAGGGGAGCCGCGCAGCCCGCCGGTGAAGGTGCTGGCCGCCCAGCTGAGGCAGTGCCGGCGGGCCGCGGGTGGGCCCTGGCTGCTGGCACGGGAGGAGGCCGGGCGGGGCCCGCTGGCGGTGCCGGTGGTGTGGATGCAGGGCACGGTGCTGGCGGTGGAGGCTGGGGGCGCCCGGGGCGGCTCGGCCCGGCTGCAGGACGAGAGCGGCCCCTTCACGGTGCTGGGGGTGGAGCGGGTCCCCAAAGGGCGGCCATGCCTCAGCGCag GAAAGTATGTAATGGTGATGGGCTTGGTACACTCCTGCAGTCCAGAGCCTATTCTTCAAGCTGTGAAGATGACAGATCTTTCTGATAATCCTATACACAGGAGCATGTGGAGCTTTGAAGTGGAGGATTTGCACAGAAACATTTCTTAG